The genomic stretch ACTGCCGCGGCGTCAACTTCTTATTTGCAACACCTGGGCTCACCGCTATTTCAAAAATAGATTCTGACCGCCGGCCCCTATTCACTGCTGCCAGCGCTTCCTCCGCCAAAACGCGTGGACCCAAATCATTCCCTAGGCCCCACGGCTCCGCTTCCCGCCGCAGGCGTTCGTGGGGCTTCAGTGTCTGCTCATCCGTATTAAGCGTGTACTTGCGCTGGTATCCGCGCGGCGTAATCATCTTCCCATCGTAAAGAAAAGTTGACGAATTCCCCACAATCACCGTTGTCAGCATCCCAATCTCATGGTTCAGCATATCCTCTAACGTCGTGATCACCACATTCTGCCGCTTGCGGTATGCGCTCTTCACAATTCCAACAGGGGTGTCCGGCGAACGGTACTTCAACAATATCTTCTGTGCCTCCACAATCTGTCGCGTTCTGCGCCCACTCCGCGGGTTATACAATGCCACCACAAAATCAGCCATTCCCGCCCCTTCCAGGCGCCGTGCAATCATGTCCCACGGAGTCAGATGATCACTTAAACTGATCGTACACGCATCATGCATCACTGGAGCTCCCAGCAAAGCCGCACAAGAGTTTATCGCTGAAATCCCCGGTACGATTTCTACACTCACCCCCGATTCTTCGTTCCACCCCTTTTCCACCAAAACTTCATAAATCAACCCGGCCATTCCGTAAACACCAGAGTCTCCACTTGAAATCACTGCCACCTTTTTTCCCGCTTCAGCCTGCCGTATCGCTTCGCGCGCCCTACTCACTTCCTCCGTCATCCCTGTGCTTACAATTTCTTGATTCGTCACAAGTTCCCTAATCAAATCC from Microaerobacter geothermalis encodes the following:
- the cobJ gene encoding precorrin-3B C(17)-methyltransferase, encoding MKGKLLVIGFGPGSSEHMTKRALDAINECDVIVGYKTYVDLIRELVTNQEIVSTGMTEEVSRAREAIRQAEAGKKVAVISSGDSGVYGMAGLIYEVLVEKGWNEESGVSVEIVPGISAINSCAALLGAPVMHDACTISLSDHLTPWDMIARRLEGAGMADFVVALYNPRSGRRTRQIVEAQKILLKYRSPDTPVGIVKSAYRKRQNVVITTLEDMLNHEIGMLTTVIVGNSSTFLYDGKMITPRGYQRKYTLNTDEQTLKPHERLRREAEPWGLGNDLGPRVLAEEALAAVNRGRRSESIFEIAVSPGVANKKLTPRQLAVLGEVAGDEGTIEYTPHHQVILRIPTDEPVKITERLAEEGLLLYPVGEVVVVKACDFCDGEKGEGIPYAEEISRRLGGLPVPKELRIGINGCGMACYGAVQEDIGIVYRKGGFDLFLGAKTVGRNAHSGFLVAEGIAPEEIVGLVGRIVCRYASEGYPNERFHKFFKRVQEIESFVWREVPNIAIEASVCGE